The Chryseobacterium geocarposphaerae genome window below encodes:
- a CDS encoding RNA polymerase sigma factor, with protein sequence MKTAAVNISDKELLELCESGNNSGYSVLYQRYSKAVFNSAFRLVNDREDAEDILQEVFVKAFSEIKSLKNTDSFGGWIKKIAINHSLTFLRRKKIYFTEIEDDKIYDTKDDELEEKLALEFRIEELQNVIAELPLPTRTIVNLFLFEDMTKEEIARDLNIPAGTVRSYYHRAKKKIFEKLTQKCQNERSA encoded by the coding sequence TTGAAAACAGCGGCGGTAAATATCAGTGATAAGGAATTGTTGGAGCTTTGTGAGTCCGGGAACAATTCCGGGTATTCTGTGCTTTATCAACGTTATTCGAAAGCCGTTTTCAATTCTGCCTTTCGTCTTGTCAACGACAGGGAAGATGCTGAAGATATTCTTCAGGAGGTTTTTGTAAAGGCTTTTTCTGAAATAAAGTCCTTAAAAAATACGGATAGTTTTGGAGGTTGGATAAAGAAAATTGCCATTAATCATTCACTCACATTTCTTCGAAGAAAGAAAATCTATTTTACGGAGATTGAAGATGATAAAATCTATGATACGAAAGATGATGAGTTGGAAGAGAAACTGGCTTTGGAATTTCGTATTGAAGAACTTCAAAATGTTATTGCAGAACTTCCGTTGCCAACAAGAACCATTGTCAATCTTTTTTTGTTTGAAGATATGACGAAGGAAGAAATTGCTAGAGATCTGAACATTCCTGCAGGTACGGTAAGAAGTTATTATCATCGTGCTAAAAAGAAAATTTTTGAAAAACTGACCCAAAAATGCCAAAATGAAAGATCCGCTTAA
- a CDS encoding phosphoribosylformylglycinamidine synthase gives MSQNKRIFVEKRGIFDVESPKIFDEVKAVVPSIQSVKVYNVYDIFGLNDGEFEKVVNSTFVDPVTDILIEENPAQGIHFALEFLPGQYDQRADSAQQCIALLTGNEKSKVRSGKLIEFEGVSESDLAKIKDLLINKVESQEKDLTILDIPAEEAPSKVIVHENFINFDDAQLEEFFNNHGFALGLDDLKFIQEYFKSENRNPTETELKVLDTYWSDHCRHTTFETELSNIEFEGQFKHTLETIFNDYIEKRKFLGRELKPISLMDLATVCGRYFHKTGNLENLVVSDEINACTIQIEAEYDGKKEPWYLLFKNETHNHPTEIEPFGGASTCLGGAIRDPLSGRSFVFQAMRLTGAADVLESVDKTLPGKLPQKTITKQAANGYSSYGNQIGLATTMVSEIYDEGYKAKRMEVGFVAGAVPVDWVRREKPEAGDSIIILGGATGRDGVGGASGSSKEQDETSIHTMSSEVQKGNAVEERKIQRLFRNPEVTRLIKKSNDFGAGGVSVAIGEIADSLEVNLDVLPLKYEGLNGTELAISESQERMAVVVEPKDKEKFIKFCEAENIVAVEVAKVTDSGRMQMFWKGDKIVDLSREFLDTNGCSKSQEVKITHLNEVKEETPLFNEENFLKILGDKNVASQKGLLEMFDASIGATTVAMPLGGKYQQTLMEGSVQTLPIIGAKDIETVSLASWGFDAEISKQNSLLGSSYAVVESVAKIVAMGGDYKNIRFSFQEYFEKLGQNPEKWGKPLASLLGAYDAQINFGLAAIGGKDSMSGTYQDLNVPPTLISFACANGEKKNIISPEFKNAGNKVYFFNHIAQENGLPNYDALKAVFEFIFENIKAGKIVSVKTVKEGGVAVALAKMSFGNRLGAEITVAENVLLAKNIGSLIIESKEELSSVNLHLIGEVKDSNVIKINDVEFAIEKLLAANTNTFENLFPTIEKEKITVEIDEKLNSINPRNIIIKKHGIAQPKVFAPVFPGTNCEYDTLNAFAKEGATISSLPLININHQLLDESIDAWVEEIKTSQILAFSGGFSAGDEPDGSAKFIVNVLKNEKMRNAVHELLDRDGMIIGICNGFQALVKSGLLPYGRIKDLDENSPTLAHNAIRRHISQMVNVRVVNDESPWLKGMKDQVFTIPISHGEGRFMASEAEIQKLYENGQIATQYLDLEGNIAHGMPFNPNNSLFGIEGVTSPDGKIFGRMGHPERFAEGLMKNIPTANYHNIFKNGVEYFK, from the coding sequence ATGTCTCAAAACAAAAGAATTTTCGTAGAAAAAAGAGGAATTTTCGATGTGGAAAGTCCAAAAATTTTTGATGAAGTAAAAGCGGTAGTTCCGTCGATCCAAAGCGTAAAAGTATACAACGTTTACGATATTTTTGGATTAAATGACGGTGAATTCGAAAAGGTGGTTAACAGTACTTTCGTGGATCCGGTTACTGATATTTTAATCGAGGAAAATCCTGCACAGGGAATCCACTTCGCCTTAGAATTTTTGCCTGGACAATACGATCAGCGTGCGGATTCGGCTCAACAGTGTATCGCTTTACTGACTGGAAATGAAAAGTCTAAAGTAAGAAGCGGAAAATTAATCGAATTTGAAGGAGTTTCCGAATCTGATTTAGCAAAAATCAAAGATCTTCTAATCAATAAAGTAGAATCTCAGGAAAAAGATTTAACGATTTTAGATATTCCTGCGGAAGAAGCACCTTCAAAAGTAATTGTTCACGAAAACTTCATCAATTTTGATGATGCTCAGCTTGAAGAATTCTTTAACAACCACGGTTTTGCATTAGGTTTGGATGACTTGAAATTCATTCAGGAATATTTTAAGTCGGAGAACAGAAATCCTACGGAAACTGAACTTAAAGTTTTAGACACGTACTGGAGCGACCACTGTCGTCACACAACGTTTGAAACAGAATTGTCAAATATTGAATTTGAAGGACAGTTCAAACATACATTGGAAACTATTTTCAATGATTACATCGAAAAAAGAAAATTCTTAGGACGCGAATTAAAACCCATCTCTTTAATGGATTTGGCGACAGTTTGCGGAAGATATTTCCATAAAACAGGCAATTTGGAGAACTTGGTGGTTTCTGATGAAATCAACGCTTGTACGATCCAAATCGAAGCTGAATACGACGGTAAAAAGGAACCGTGGTATTTATTATTCAAAAATGAAACCCACAATCACCCGACAGAAATTGAACCTTTTGGTGGAGCTTCAACGTGTTTGGGAGGAGCAATCAGAGATCCTTTGTCTGGGCGTTCTTTCGTTTTCCAGGCAATGAGATTAACGGGTGCTGCTGATGTGTTGGAATCTGTTGATAAAACATTACCGGGTAAATTACCCCAAAAAACAATTACAAAACAGGCTGCAAACGGATATTCTTCTTATGGTAACCAGATCGGTTTAGCAACTACAATGGTTTCTGAAATTTATGATGAAGGTTATAAGGCAAAAAGAATGGAAGTTGGTTTCGTTGCCGGAGCAGTTCCTGTGGATTGGGTAAGACGTGAAAAACCTGAAGCTGGTGATTCTATCATTATTTTAGGTGGTGCAACTGGTCGTGACGGAGTTGGAGGAGCAAGCGGAAGTTCGAAAGAACAAGACGAAACTTCGATTCACACGATGAGTTCTGAAGTTCAGAAAGGAAATGCCGTTGAAGAGCGTAAAATTCAGAGATTATTCAGAAATCCTGAAGTAACGAGACTGATTAAGAAATCAAATGACTTCGGAGCTGGTGGTGTTTCTGTAGCGATTGGTGAAATTGCTGATTCTTTGGAAGTTAATCTGGATGTTTTACCTTTAAAATATGAAGGTTTGAACGGAACGGAACTGGCTATTTCCGAATCTCAGGAAAGAATGGCAGTTGTGGTTGAACCAAAAGATAAAGAAAAATTCATCAAGTTCTGTGAAGCTGAAAATATTGTAGCTGTTGAGGTGGCAAAAGTGACAGATTCTGGAAGAATGCAGATGTTCTGGAAAGGCGATAAAATTGTAGATCTTTCAAGAGAATTCTTAGATACGAATGGTTGTTCAAAAAGTCAGGAAGTTAAAATTACTCACCTTAATGAAGTAAAAGAAGAAACTCCGTTATTCAACGAAGAGAACTTTTTGAAAATCTTAGGAGATAAAAATGTTGCTTCTCAAAAAGGATTGCTGGAAATGTTTGATGCATCGATTGGTGCGACTACGGTTGCGATGCCTTTAGGTGGAAAATACCAGCAGACTTTGATGGAAGGAAGTGTTCAGACATTACCGATCATCGGAGCAAAAGATATCGAAACGGTTTCTTTGGCGAGTTGGGGATTCGATGCGGAGATTTCTAAGCAGAATTCTTTGTTGGGATCTTCTTACGCAGTTGTAGAAAGTGTTGCGAAGATCGTTGCGATGGGTGGCGATTATAAAAATATCAGATTCAGCTTCCAGGAATATTTTGAGAAATTAGGTCAGAATCCTGAAAAATGGGGAAAACCTTTAGCTTCTTTATTGGGAGCTTACGATGCTCAGATTAATTTCGGATTGGCAGCAATCGGTGGTAAGGATTCAATGAGTGGAACGTATCAGGATCTGAATGTTCCGCCAACGTTGATTTCTTTCGCTTGTGCGAACGGAGAAAAGAAAAATATTATCTCCCCTGAATTTAAGAATGCAGGAAATAAAGTGTATTTCTTCAATCATATCGCTCAGGAAAACGGACTTCCGAATTATGATGCTTTAAAAGCTGTTTTTGAATTTATTTTCGAAAATATTAAAGCCGGAAAAATCGTTTCTGTGAAAACGGTGAAAGAAGGGGGAGTTGCAGTGGCTTTGGCAAAAATGAGCTTCGGAAACAGATTAGGTGCAGAAATTACAGTTGCTGAAAATGTTTTATTAGCGAAAAATATCGGAAGCTTAATCATCGAATCTAAGGAAGAATTGAGTTCTGTAAATCTTCATTTGATTGGAGAAGTTAAAGATTCAAATGTTATTAAAATTAATGATGTTGAATTCGCAATTGAAAAATTGTTAGCAGCCAATACAAACACTTTTGAGAATCTTTTCCCAACGATTGAAAAAGAAAAAATCACGGTTGAGATCGATGAAAAACTAAACTCGATCAACCCAAGAAATATTATCATTAAAAAACACGGAATCGCTCAGCCGAAAGTATTCGCACCGGTTTTCCCGGGAACAAACTGTGAGTATGATACGTTGAACGCTTTTGCAAAAGAAGGAGCTACAATCAGCAGTCTGCCTTTGATCAACATCAATCACCAGTTATTGGATGAAAGTATTGATGCTTGGGTAGAAGAAATCAAAACTTCTCAGATTTTAGCGTTCTCAGGAGGTTTCTCTGCAGGAGATGAGCCGGATGGTTCTGCAAAATTTATTGTGAACGTTTTGAAAAACGAAAAAATGAGAAATGCCGTTCACGAATTGCTTGATAGAGACGGAATGATTATCGGGATCTGTAACGGTTTCCAGGCATTAGTTAAATCAGGGCTTTTGCCTTACGGAAGAATAAAAGATCTGGATGAAAATTCTCCGACGTTGGCTCACAACGCGATCAGAAGACATATTTCTCAGATGGTGAATGTAAGAGTTGTGAATGACGAATCGCCTTGGTTGAAAGGAATGAAAGACCAGGTGTTCACGATTCCGATTTCTCACGGGGAAGGTCGTTTTATGGCTTCGGAAGCTGAAATTCAGAAGCTGTATGAAAACGGACAGATTGCAACGCAGTATTTAGATTTAGAAGGAAATATTGCTCACGGAATGCCTTTCAATCCAAATAATTCATTGTTCGGAATTGAAGGTGTTACCAGTCCGGACGGAAAAATTTTCGGTAGAATGGGGCATCCGGAACGTTTTGCAGAAGGATTGATGAAAAACATTCCAACTGCGAATTACCATAATATTTTCAAAAACGGAGTGGAATATTTTAAGTAA
- a CDS encoding WG repeat-containing protein: MKKILLAILLMPVLSFSQEKEVLKYFKSKDSLVGVKNQDGKIIVPAQFRVFSYLKDGELVKGETIYFDGDKNDEKPGKNEWGYVGNFLYRPFFYDNEADYFSEGVRRFVKNGKVGFVDRNGTVIIKPEHDFVSPFNYGYAAFCDGCDWEKTEDEHKAMVGGTWGVMNFKGEIIKPVSKSENTIEVDGKYYPNPFKYNEKEKNILQFFEKQNKKLSELYYVNHYTKLSENEKKLFFEIVERPKENFPFYQVNSYDYRKLDAGLMYDFKFLVAENGKNIFALDDDNEKILFEKWLENEKKQAEQFQKEHPDHPNKLSK, translated from the coding sequence ATGAAAAAAATACTTTTAGCTATTTTATTAATGCCAGTACTTTCTTTTTCTCAGGAGAAAGAAGTGTTGAAGTATTTTAAATCAAAAGATTCATTGGTGGGAGTTAAAAATCAGGACGGAAAAATCATCGTTCCTGCACAGTTCAGAGTTTTTTCTTATTTGAAAGACGGAGAGCTGGTAAAAGGGGAAACCATTTATTTTGATGGTGATAAAAACGATGAGAAACCCGGAAAAAATGAATGGGGATATGTTGGAAATTTCCTCTACAGACCTTTCTTTTATGATAATGAGGCAGATTATTTCTCCGAAGGCGTAAGAAGGTTTGTTAAAAACGGGAAAGTTGGTTTCGTAGACAGAAACGGGACGGTTATTATTAAACCTGAACACGATTTTGTGTCACCATTTAATTACGGCTATGCCGCATTTTGTGATGGCTGTGACTGGGAAAAAACTGAAGACGAGCATAAGGCAATGGTTGGTGGAACCTGGGGTGTGATGAATTTTAAAGGAGAAATAATAAAGCCTGTTTCGAAATCTGAAAATACGATTGAAGTTGACGGAAAATATTATCCGAATCCATTCAAATATAACGAAAAAGAGAAGAATATTCTTCAGTTTTTTGAAAAACAAAATAAAAAGCTTTCAGAATTGTATTATGTAAATCATTATACAAAGTTATCTGAAAACGAAAAGAAATTATTCTTTGAAATCGTAGAAAGACCAAAAGAGAATTTTCCTTTTTACCAGGTAAATAGTTATGATTACAGAAAACTGGACGCTGGATTGATGTATGATTTCAAATTCCTGGTTGCAGAAAACGGCAAAAATATTTTTGCGCTGGATGATGATAATGAAAAGATTCTTTTTGAAAAATGGCTTGAGAATGAAAAGAAACAAGCCGAACAGTTTCAGAAAGAACATCCGGATCATCCGAATAAATTAAGTAAATAA
- the purB gene encoding adenylosuccinate lyase, whose amino-acid sequence MNSYKNPLEERYSSEEMLFNFSHNNKFRTWRKLWIALAEIEKDLGLEITEEQIAELKANAENIDYDKAAEYEKKFRHDVMAHVHTYGDVAPSAKGIIHLGATSAFVGDNTDLIQIRDGLLILKKKLVNVMKNLADFAIQYKDLPTLGFTHFQPAQLTTVGKRATLWLQSLVLDIEELDFFLETLRFRGVKGTTGTAASFLELFNGDYSKVKHLDKELSKRFGFEKVFGVSGQTYDRKIDAKVVALLGNIAQSAHKFTNDLRLLQNLKEIEEPFEKNQIGSSAMAYKRNPMRSERIGALAKYVMSLTTSSAMVASTQWFERTLDDSANKRLTIPQAFLAVDAILLIWNNIMNGIVVYPNRINKHIMDELPFMATEYIIMEEVKAGGDRQEIHEVIRVHSMEASKQVKVEGKENDLIERILNDDSLKLDKSKLKEVLDPKNFIGFAPIQTEEFIANEVQPIINANKDLIGLEADLKV is encoded by the coding sequence ATGAATTCCTACAAAAATCCATTGGAAGAGCGCTACTCCAGTGAAGAAATGTTATTTAACTTTTCACACAATAACAAATTCCGTACTTGGAGAAAGCTTTGGATAGCTCTTGCTGAAATTGAAAAAGACCTTGGACTTGAAATTACAGAAGAGCAGATCGCTGAATTGAAAGCTAATGCAGAAAACATCGATTATGATAAAGCAGCAGAGTATGAGAAAAAATTCCGTCATGATGTAATGGCTCACGTTCACACCTATGGTGATGTGGCGCCTTCAGCAAAGGGAATTATCCATTTGGGAGCTACTTCAGCGTTTGTAGGAGATAATACAGATTTAATTCAGATTCGTGACGGGCTTTTAATTTTAAAGAAAAAGTTGGTTAACGTAATGAAAAATTTAGCAGATTTTGCTATTCAGTATAAAGATTTACCGACTTTAGGTTTCACTCACTTCCAGCCGGCTCAGTTAACAACTGTCGGAAAAAGAGCCACACTTTGGTTACAGAGTTTAGTTCTTGACATCGAAGAGCTTGATTTCTTCCTGGAAACATTAAGATTCAGAGGGGTAAAAGGAACTACCGGAACTGCGGCAAGTTTCCTTGAGCTTTTCAACGGTGATTATTCTAAAGTTAAACATTTAGATAAAGAATTGTCAAAAAGATTCGGTTTCGAAAAAGTTTTCGGAGTTTCCGGACAGACTTACGACAGAAAAATCGATGCTAAAGTGGTAGCTTTATTAGGAAATATCGCGCAATCTGCACATAAATTCACAAACGATTTACGTTTACTTCAAAATCTGAAAGAAATTGAAGAACCATTCGAGAAAAACCAGATCGGTTCATCGGCAATGGCTTACAAACGTAATCCAATGAGAAGCGAAAGAATCGGAGCGTTGGCAAAATATGTAATGTCTTTAACGACAAGTTCCGCGATGGTAGCTTCAACACAATGGTTTGAAAGAACGTTGGATGATTCTGCAAACAAGAGATTAACGATTCCTCAGGCGTTTTTAGCGGTTGATGCAATTCTATTGATTTGGAACAACATCATGAACGGAATTGTGGTGTATCCTAACAGAATTAATAAACATATTATGGATGAACTTCCTTTCATGGCGACAGAATATATCATCATGGAAGAAGTGAAAGCGGGTGGCGACCGTCAGGAAATCCATGAAGTGATCAGGGTTCATTCCATGGAAGCGTCTAAGCAGGTGAAAGTGGAAGGTAAGGAAAACGACCTTATCGAAAGAATCCTGAATGACGATTCATTAAAATTAGATAAATCAAAATTAAAAGAGGTTCTCGATCCTAAAAATTTCATCGGCTTTGCACCTATTCAAACGGAAGAATTCATTGCAAATGAAGTTCAACCGATTATTAATGCAAACAAAGATTTGATAGGACTGGAGGCTGACCTTAAAGTATAA
- a CDS encoding CocE/NonD family hydrolase translates to MIKYLLIIFLSIPVLVYTQQSDPKENDYNIQDSVMIKMRDGATVSAIVVRKKNIELPLPVIFQFTIYVRDKDRDLQSLKDAADRGYVGVIAYTRGKRYSPNNIFPYEFDRNDAYDVIDWISKQKWCNGSVGMYGGSYNGFTQWAACKVLHPALKTIVPYVANRPGMGLPMENNIFINPNYEWAFYVANNKYLDTETGNDRKRFREMMFRWWETGVAYNKMDSIDGSPNKWFQRWIAHPDFDEYWQKMAPYKNDFKQITIPVLAIDGYYNDSQNSGLYYLRELQKYNSKTPFYLIIGPYGHFGTQRGGEKIINGYKVDSVSLFDIKKITYDWFDYVLKNGKKPDILKNKINYEVMGDNEWRSASSLENMHNDFLKFYLSNTKRKGYYFLDPKMSLKNTYLIQTVDFADRTTSNNDYYPDPIEKDEINKSNGFVFMSDPVKKSMIINGSFLGELNISINKKDVDLGVTLYELTPEGKYFHLSYYIGRASYAKDITQRNLLEPDKKTSIQFTNTHLVSKRIKKGSRIVVAINVNKNPFSQINYGTGKEVSSETIKDASEPLIIKWYNDSYIKIPVLID, encoded by the coding sequence ATGATAAAATATTTGCTGATAATTTTTTTAAGTATTCCTGTTTTAGTGTATACCCAACAATCTGATCCGAAAGAAAATGATTACAATATTCAGGATAGTGTAATGATCAAAATGAGAGATGGTGCAACGGTTTCTGCGATTGTTGTGAGAAAAAAGAATATTGAACTTCCGCTTCCTGTTATTTTTCAATTCACAATTTATGTCCGGGATAAGGATCGTGATCTTCAGAGCCTGAAAGATGCGGCCGACAGAGGATATGTAGGCGTGATAGCCTACACAAGAGGAAAGAGATACAGTCCAAATAATATTTTTCCGTATGAGTTTGATAGAAATGATGCTTATGATGTGATTGACTGGATCAGTAAGCAAAAATGGTGTAATGGAAGTGTCGGCATGTATGGGGGAAGTTATAACGGGTTTACTCAGTGGGCAGCTTGTAAAGTACTGCATCCTGCCCTTAAAACTATTGTACCATATGTTGCCAACAGACCAGGGATGGGATTGCCAATGGAGAATAATATTTTTATAAATCCAAATTATGAATGGGCTTTTTATGTCGCAAACAATAAATATCTCGATACTGAAACGGGAAACGACCGGAAACGATTTAGAGAAATGATGTTTAGATGGTGGGAAACAGGAGTTGCCTATAATAAAATGGATAGTATTGATGGAAGTCCCAACAAATGGTTTCAACGTTGGATTGCACATCCTGATTTTGATGAATACTGGCAAAAAATGGCTCCCTATAAAAATGATTTTAAACAGATTACTATTCCTGTTCTGGCCATTGACGGCTATTACAATGATTCGCAGAATTCTGGACTTTATTATCTCAGGGAATTACAAAAATATAATTCCAAGACTCCGTTTTATTTGATTATTGGTCCATACGGACATTTTGGAACGCAGCGCGGAGGAGAAAAAATTATTAATGGATATAAGGTAGACAGTGTTTCACTTTTTGATATTAAAAAAATTACTTACGATTGGTTTGATTATGTTTTAAAAAACGGGAAGAAGCCCGACATCCTCAAAAACAAAATAAATTATGAAGTAATGGGGGATAATGAATGGAGAAGTGCTTCTTCGTTAGAAAATATGCATAATGATTTCCTGAAATTTTATCTTTCGAATACAAAGCGCAAGGGATATTATTTCTTAGATCCCAAAATGTCTCTTAAGAATACGTATCTGATTCAAACGGTGGACTTTGCCGACCGTACAACCAGCAACAACGATTATTATCCGGATCCCATAGAAAAGGATGAAATAAACAAAAGCAACGGATTTGTATTCATGAGTGATCCAGTTAAAAAATCAATGATCATCAATGGTTCTTTTTTAGGAGAACTTAATATTTCAATTAATAAAAAAGATGTGGATCTTGGGGTGACATTGTATGAATTAACTCCCGAAGGAAAATATTTCCACTTATCCTATTACATTGGAAGAGCCAGCTATGCGAAAGATATTACGCAAAGAAATCTGCTTGAGCCGGATAAAAAAACTTCAATACAATTCACAAACACCCATTTAGTGAGTAAACGAATTAAAAAAGGAAGCCGGATTGTGGTGGCAATTAATGTTAATAAAAATCCATTTTCACAGATCAATTACGGAACAGGAAAAGAAGTAAGCTCCGAAACGATAAAAGATGCATCCGAACCTTTAATTATTAAATGGTACAATGATAGTTATATAAAAATTCCGGTTTTAATTGACTGA
- the bglX gene encoding beta-glucosidase BglX, with product MKKLIVIATLALAPVFSAQEMVTKPVQSYQTAQYQAKKKAFVDNLLSKMTLDEKIGQLNLPSSGDFTTGLAKSSDIGKKVEQGLVGGLFNIKGAEKIRAVQKVAVENSRLKIPLIFGMDVIHGYETTFPIPLGLAASWDMNLVQQSARVAAREASADGINWTFSPMVDISREPRWGRVSEGSGEDPYLGSEIAKNMVYGYQGKDLSIGNTILACVKHFALYGAGEAGRDYNTVDMSHVRMFNEYFPPYKAAVDAGVASVMASFNEVDGVPATGNKWLQTDVLRNQWKFKGFVVTDYTGINEMVDHGMGDLQQVSALALKAGVDMDMVGEGFLTTLKKSLSEGKVTQAEIDMAARRILEAKYDLGLFDDPYKYGSAKLAEKEVYNLENRNIARSTAAQSMVLMKNENQVLPLKKSGTVAVIGPLVNNSLNMAGTWSVATKHAISVNLMQGLQANYGKEVKFLSAKGANIDYDAKLEDIYAAHGKKTDRDNRSKEELLKEAVDIAKKSDVIVLAIGESAEMSGESSSRTEITIPQSQVDLLNELKKTGKPIAMVLFTGRPLALTNVKDTPDAILNAWFAGSEAGNAIADVLFGKVNPSGKLPMTFPRSLGQVPIYYNAKNTGRPLDQALVDKCEYQRFRSNYMDECNTPLYPFGYGLSYTKFDYSDVTVSNANPKGNQTIQASVTVTNSGNYDGAEVVQLYIRDMVGSITRPVKELKGFQKVMLKKGESKKVTFNITPESLKFYNGDLKYDWEPGEFDIMIGTNSSDVKHSKINWTK from the coding sequence ATGAAAAAGTTAATTGTAATCGCCACCTTAGCATTGGCACCTGTGTTTTCGGCACAGGAAATGGTAACGAAGCCCGTTCAGTCGTATCAGACAGCCCAGTATCAGGCTAAAAAGAAAGCCTTTGTAGATAATCTCCTGTCTAAAATGACGCTGGATGAAAAAATAGGTCAGCTTAACTTGCCGAGCTCAGGGGATTTTACCACAGGGCTGGCTAAAAGTTCAGATATCGGGAAAAAAGTGGAGCAGGGCTTAGTGGGCGGACTATTCAATATAAAAGGAGCTGAGAAAATCAGAGCAGTTCAGAAAGTAGCTGTAGAAAACAGCCGCCTGAAAATTCCTTTGATTTTTGGAATGGATGTTATTCACGGTTATGAAACGACTTTCCCTATTCCATTGGGGTTAGCCGCTTCCTGGGATATGAACTTGGTTCAGCAGTCAGCGAGAGTAGCGGCAAGAGAAGCTTCTGCTGATGGGATTAACTGGACGTTCTCTCCGATGGTGGATATCTCTCGTGAACCAAGATGGGGGAGAGTTTCTGAAGGTTCCGGTGAAGATCCGTATTTGGGTAGTGAAATTGCTAAAAATATGGTGTATGGTTACCAGGGAAAAGATCTCTCTATCGGAAATACGATCTTGGCTTGTGTGAAGCATTTTGCATTGTACGGAGCAGGTGAAGCGGGAAGAGATTACAATACGGTAGATATGAGCCATGTGAGAATGTTCAACGAATATTTTCCTCCTTATAAAGCGGCAGTTGATGCAGGGGTAGCTTCTGTAATGGCTTCCTTTAACGAGGTTGATGGAGTTCCGGCAACGGGAAATAAGTGGCTGCAGACTGATGTTTTAAGAAATCAATGGAAATTTAAAGGTTTTGTCGTTACTGATTATACAGGAATCAACGAGATGGTTGACCACGGAATGGGAGACCTTCAGCAGGTTTCAGCTTTGGCCCTAAAAGCAGGTGTAGATATGGATATGGTAGGTGAAGGATTTTTAACAACTTTGAAAAAATCTTTATCGGAAGGAAAGGTTACACAGGCTGAAATCGATATGGCAGCACGAAGAATCCTTGAAGCTAAATATGATTTGGGACTGTTTGATGATCCTTATAAATATGGAAGTGCAAAACTGGCAGAAAAAGAGGTTTACAATTTGGAAAACCGTAATATCGCAAGAAGTACGGCAGCTCAGTCAATGGTATTGATGAAAAATGAAAACCAGGTATTGCCTTTGAAAAAATCAGGTACAGTTGCGGTAATAGGACCATTGGTAAACAATTCACTGAATATGGCAGGAACCTGGAGTGTGGCTACAAAACACGCAATTTCTGTTAATTTAATGCAAGGTTTGCAGGCAAATTATGGTAAAGAAGTAAAATTCCTTTCTGCTAAGGGCGCGAATATTGATTATGATGCAAAATTAGAAGATATTTATGCAGCGCATGGTAAGAAAACCGACAGAGATAACCGTTCAAAGGAGGAGTTACTGAAAGAAGCGGTTGATATTGCAAAAAAATCAGATGTTATCGTTTTGGCCATCGGAGAATCAGCAGAAATGAGTGGAGAGTCTTCTTCAAGAACGGAGATTACGATTCCCCAGTCTCAGGTAGATTTGTTAAACGAATTGAAAAAGACGGGGAAACCAATCGCAATGGTGCTTTTCACCGGTCGTCCTTTGGCTTTAACGAATGTAAAAGACACTCCTGATGCGATCCTGAATGCCTGGTTTGCCGGTTCGGAAGCAGGAAATGCAATTGCAGACGTTCTTTTCGGAAAAGTAAATCCTTCAGGAAAATTACCGATGACATTCCCAAGAAGTTTAGGACAGGTTCCGATTTATTATAATGCTAAAAATACAGGTCGTCCGTTAGATCAGGCATTGGTTGATAAATGTGAATATCAGAGGTTCCGTTCAAACTATATGGATGAATGTAATACGCCTTTGTATCCGTTCGGTTATGGATTGAGTTATACAAAATTCGATTATTCTGATGTTACAGTTTCCAACGCCAATCCAAAAGGAAATCAAACGATTCAGGCTTCCGTTACAGTGACTAATTCCGGAAACTACGATGGAGCAGAGGTTGTTCAATTATACATCAGAGATATGGTAGGAAGCATCACGAGACCTGTAAAAGAATTGAAAGGATTTCAGAAAGTAATGTTGAAAAAAGGAGAATCTAAAAAGGTTACCTTCAACATTACTCCGGAAAGCTTGAAGTTCTACAACGGAGATTTGAAGTACGACTGGGAACCAGGAGAATTTGATATTATGATTGGTACGAATTCTTCCGATGTGAAACATTCTAAAATCAACTGGACAAAATAA